Within the Spirochaetota bacterium genome, the region CACGGCGGAAGAAGCGGGGCTTGACCCCCGGCCCGGTTTCGAAACAATCTGCGGGCTCAAGGGATTTTCCGACTATGCCGTGGTAAGGTCCCGGCGGAACAAAGGATAATATAAGCCGATCCTTAAATCCGTCCGGCCAGATTTCCGAAAAATGCCCTTTTACCAATTAATTCCTTGCCAATAAGGGCACCCGTTACAACAATATCCCCATGTTTGACAGCGTAAAAAGCACCATAGATGGGCTGGCGACCCAGAAATATATCGCTTCCGAGGCCATCGCCACAACGGTATACCTGGCCCTGAAGATGGAAAAGCCCATACTAGTGGAAGGTCCGGCCGGCGTGGGCAAAACCGAACTGGGTAAATGCATTGCCTCGGCCCTGAATATGGACCTCATCCGGCTCCAGTGCTACGAGGGCCTGGACGAGTCCAAGGCCCTGTACGAATGGGAATACGCGAAGCAGCTCCTCTACACCCAGATACTGAAAGACAAGCTCTCGGCCATCATGGAGCATGAAACCACCATGGCGAAAGCCGTTGAGCGGCTCTCCCGGGAAGACGATGTCTTCTTTTCCAACAAGTTCCTGCTTCCCCGGCCCATTTTAAAAGCCATCACAAGCAAGAACAGAAGCCTCCTCCTTCTGGACGAGATAGACAAATCGGACTCAGAGTTCGAGGCCTTTCTCCTGGAAGTGCTCTCCGATTTCCAGGTAAGCATTCCGGAGATCGGCACCATACGGGCGGATTCCAAGCCCGTGGTATTCCTCACCTCCAACAATGCCAGGGAGATGTCCGATGCCCTGAAACGGCGGTGTCTGCACCTCTATATCGATTATCCCTCGCGGGAACTGGAAGAGGAGATCGTCTCCCTGAAGGTCCCCGAATGCGGAGACAAGCTCCGCACCGAGGTGGTCCGCGCCGTGCACATGATCAGGGAGCTGCAGCTTAAGAAAGAGCCGAGCATCAGCGAAACCCTGGATTGGGCGCGGGCCCTGGTGATCCTCGGCATCAACGACCTCACCCACGACGTCGCGGTTGATACGCTCAACTGCATCCTGAAATACGAAAAAGACATAGAATACGCCAGGAAAAACTCCAAGAATATTTTTCTCCATTGACGGGGAGGCTCTCTACGGAAACGTCACGGGGCGAATCAGCCGTCCAGATCAAGCTCTATGAATTCATGGACGTTCTCAAGGACGCCAGCATCAACATCTCCACCGATGAAGTGCTTTCGCTCTTCAATGCCCTTCCCCACATTTCCCTGATGGACAAGCCGGTCTTCAGACAGACCCTGAAGACCACCCTCGTGAAGGATTACACGGACATTCCCGTCTTCGACCGCTGCTTCGACGAGTTCTTCGCCGGGGGAGACGACGCCCAGGTGGACGTGGTAAACGCCTTCCGGGAGATGAACGCCCGGGACACGGTGCAGGAGCGCGCCGCCATGACGCCGGAAGAGATGACGGGTATCGAAGAGGCCCTTGCGGACTTCATTGACGCCCTGCCGGACGAGCTACTCTTTGAACGGTCGCCCGAAGAGATACTGAACCTCCTGCTGGACGAGCTGGCCCAATCGGAATCGGCCGGCGGCATGGGGCAGATGCTTTTCAACGTCCGGAACCGCAACCGCGCCGCCACGGGACGCGGCTCCGGCGGCCCGGAAGAATCCGGGGACATGGCCGATATAAGGAACGCCCTGGCAGCCATGATCGGCAAGCGGATGAGCTCAAAAAAAATCGGGACCCGGATCCGGGACCGCGAGGACTACCTCCTCACCAAGAAAATATACAAGATCACGCCGGAAGAGATCAAGGAAATGCGGGAGCTCATCAAGCGCTTTGGCCAGAAGCTCAAGAACCGCATCAGCCTCCGCAAGAAGCGGATCAAGCACGGCGGGTTCGACATCAAGCGGACCCTCCGCACCAGCCTGCAGTACGGCGGCGTTCCCTTCAAGATCTTCCACAAGGACCGGAGGATAGACCGGCCCCAGCTGGTGGTCATGTGCGATATTTCCGGATCGGTCAACCAGTACTCACGCTTCATGCTCCTCCTGACCTACACGCTTCAGAGCCTTTTCTCCAAGGTCCGGTCCTTTGCCTTTATCAGCAACATGGTCGAGATCACGCCTCTTTTCATGGAGATGGACCCCGAGCGGGCCCTCAATTCCATTTTCGAGGATACGAATTTCACATACGGATGGGGCAGCAATTACGGCCGCTGCTTCAACCAGTTCATGCGCGATTACAGCGACTCACTGACCAGGAAAACCACGGTCCTGGTACTGGGCGACGGCAGGAATAATCACCAGGACCCTGGCCTCGATTCCTTTATTAGAATTCGGGAGCGCTCCCGGAACCTTTTCTGGCTCAACCCCGACAGGATGCACCTGTGGAATTGGGCGGACAGCATTGCCTATATTTACCGTGAAAACTGCAACGAAATGAAGGAAGTTAACAATTTTCTTGACCTTTCCGAATTTATTGATAAATTATTTCTTGATTTATAAACAGGTTTATGTAACATATCTATAATTAAATGATTAGGTTTAACCTGTATTGTCATGATAATAGCCCCTTCGGGGGGGGTTTTTTATAATTTATTTTTTTAAAAAGCCGCTGGCGGGATATCACAAGCAATACAAAGCCGAATATTTCATATATAATAGAAAAAACATTCGTTTTTTTTACTTTACAAAGCAGGTTATTTTTTTACATTATGCAAAATTCCGGAATCGTGATACCCCCGGGTGTATCACCGATAGTTCCAGGAGGAATGGATGGAGATTGAATTCAGAGACATCGGTGAACATAAAGTCATCCAGGTCAGCGGTGAAGTGGATCTTTATAATGTCAGCGAGCTTAAAAAAGCGCTGTTCAGCATCACCGACGGAAAACATCATAGCGTCATCGTTGACATGAAGAACGTGAACTACATGGATTCTTCGGGCATCGGCGCGCTGGTAGCGGGACAAAAGAAAATGAGGGCCCATACCGGTAAGTTCGCCCTGATGAACATACATGAAGACGTGCTGAACATCCTCAAGCTCGCCACGCTGGACAAATTTTTCAAGATTTACGATTCAGAGGACGAGATCCTGTAGCGTTACCGCCCATCAGCAATGACCACGAAAAACCGGCCCCGAGCCGGTTTTTTTTGTGAAGGTCCGTATTCCGTATATGGAAAAGCAGCCGTCTCGGCACAGACCTGAACGTTCCCGTTACGATATTCTTTTAAGGACCAGCATGGTGGTGTCATCGTGGGGCGGCTCCTGGCCGCGGAACTGTTCCAGGTCATCAACCAGGAGGCGGACGATCTCATCGGCATTCTGAAAGTGGTTATCGACGAGGAGCTGGTTCACGCGCTGGATCCCGTATTCCTCCTGCTTCTCATTCCTCATCTCGGTGACGCCGTCGGTGTAGAGTATCACGATATCGCCGGGATAGAGCTTCACCTTGGCCTGCTTGTATTCGGATTCCTCGTCAATGCCGATGGGGACGCCGTCCAGCTTGGTGACGGTGCAGCTTTCTTTCGACGCCCGGTAGCAGAACAGGGGACCGTGGCCGGCGTTCGAGAAAGCGATCTCTTCCGTTGAACGGTCGTATATCAGGAAAAACAGGGTGGCGAACTTGTCGATGGCGAAATCGGCGCTGAGGGATTCGTTTATTGCGCGGACAACACCCGCACAGTCGATATCGCCCCTGGAAATGTACGATGTGAAAACGGTCCTGATCATCACCATGACCAGCGATGCCGGAACCCCCTTGCCGGAAACGTCGCTGATGAGGGCGCCGACCCTGTCCTCATTGATATCGATGTAATCGAAGTAATCGCCCCCGACTCCCCGGGCCGCCTTGGTGTGCCCCTTCAGCTGTATGCCCCCCTTTTCGTAAAACCCGGTGGGGTTCAGTCCCTCCTGGATTTCCTTGGCCATTTCCATCTGCTCTTCCATGATGATGGCCTCTTTCTCCTTCTCCTTGGCTTCCTTTATCTTCGCGGTCATCTGGTTGAATTCATTGGCCAGCTGTCCCAGCTCGTCCCTGGAATCGATCTCTATGCGATGGTCCAGGTTGCCAGCGCCGATGATCTCGGTGCCCTTGGCCAGGGCCTTGATAGGCCGGATGGTATAGGTCGCGAGAATGACCGATCCGACGATGGATATGCCGAGAAACACCAGCGAGATGGGGATTATGAATGTGAGCAGGTTCCTTATTTCGTTCCGGATGATGACATCGGACATGCCGATGATGACCGTCCCGATCTTCCTCTTGTCAAGCTTGTTCAGGATGGTCTTTGAGAAGTCATATATCTTTCCCCCCGTCGGACCCGGGTCCTCCACCTTGACGACCCGGATATCCTCCGTGGTGGCCCGCTCCGCCAGTTTGCGTTCGATCCGGTCGCTCAGGGGCGCCTGCAGCTCGCGCTCCTTGCGGCGGTCAAAATACTGGACCACGGCGTCATCTTTATCGAGGATGAAGGCGTAATGGATGTGGTTCATCTTTTTGAGGTCGTTGATGGCCGCTATCATGGAAAGCTCGTCCAGGCCGATGGACTGCTGGGCGGTATTGGCAAGGTGCACCGTTTCCCGCTCGACGGCGTCAAGGGTCTGCCGGGTAAGGAT harbors:
- a CDS encoding MoxR family ATPase, translated to MFDSVKSTIDGLATQKYIASEAIATTVYLALKMEKPILVEGPAGVGKTELGKCIASALNMDLIRLQCYEGLDESKALYEWEYAKQLLYTQILKDKLSAIMEHETTMAKAVERLSREDDVFFSNKFLLPRPILKAITSKNRSLLLLDEIDKSDSEFEAFLLEVLSDFQVSIPEIGTIRADSKPVVFLTSNNAREMSDALKRRCLHLYIDYPSRELEEEIVSLKVPECGDKLRTEVVRAVHMIRELQLKKEPSISETLDWARALVILGINDLTHDVAVDTLNCILKYEKDIEYARKNSKNIFLH
- a CDS encoding VWA domain-containing protein, whose product is MTGRLSTETSRGESAVQIKLYEFMDVLKDASINISTDEVLSLFNALPHISLMDKPVFRQTLKTTLVKDYTDIPVFDRCFDEFFAGGDDAQVDVVNAFREMNARDTVQERAAMTPEEMTGIEEALADFIDALPDELLFERSPEEILNLLLDELAQSESAGGMGQMLFNVRNRNRAATGRGSGGPEESGDMADIRNALAAMIGKRMSSKKIGTRIRDREDYLLTKKIYKITPEEIKEMRELIKRFGQKLKNRISLRKKRIKHGGFDIKRTLRTSLQYGGVPFKIFHKDRRIDRPQLVVMCDISGSVNQYSRFMLLLTYTLQSLFSKVRSFAFISNMVEITPLFMEMDPERALNSIFEDTNFTYGWGSNYGRCFNQFMRDYSDSLTRKTTVLVLGDGRNNHQDPGLDSFIRIRERSRNLFWLNPDRMHLWNWADSIAYIYRENCNEMKEVNNFLDLSEFIDKLFLDL
- a CDS encoding STAS domain-containing protein produces the protein MEIEFRDIGEHKVIQVSGEVDLYNVSELKKALFSITDGKHHSVIVDMKNVNYMDSSGIGALVAGQKKMRAHTGKFALMNIHEDVLNILKLATLDKFFKIYDSEDEIL
- a CDS encoding SpoIIE family protein phosphatase, giving the protein MNKKDVKGNEKSARADAPRDTKADTAEQAPSVRFGIRLKFSLAIISLVALIIIFITFFFVWNESSILTRQTLDAVERETVHLANTAQQSIGLDELSMIAAINDLKKMNHIHYAFILDKDDAVVQYFDRRKERELQAPLSDRIERKLAERATTEDIRVVKVEDPGPTGGKIYDFSKTILNKLDKRKIGTVIIGMSDVIIRNEIRNLLTFIIPISLVFLGISIVGSVILATYTIRPIKALAKGTEIIGAGNLDHRIEIDSRDELGQLANEFNQMTAKIKEAKEKEKEAIIMEEQMEMAKEIQEGLNPTGFYEKGGIQLKGHTKAARGVGGDYFDYIDINEDRVGALISDVSGKGVPASLVMVMIRTVFTSYISRGDIDCAGVVRAINESLSADFAIDKFATLFFLIYDRSTEEIAFSNAGHGPLFCYRASKESCTVTKLDGVPIGIDEESEYKQAKVKLYPGDIVILYTDGVTEMRNEKQEEYGIQRVNQLLVDNHFQNADEIVRLLVDDLEQFRGQEPPHDDTTMLVLKRIS